The proteins below are encoded in one region of Shewanella putrefaciens:
- a CDS encoding efflux RND transporter permease subunit, translated as MILTDLSVKRPVFASVISMLLVAFGLVAFDKLPLREYPNIDPPIVSIETNYRGASAAVVESRITQLIEDRISGVEGIRHVSSSSSDGRSQVTLEFDISRNIEDAANDVRDRISGLLDNLPEEADPPEVQKANGGDEVIMWLNLVSDQMTTLELTDYTRRYLADRLSVVDGVSMIRIGGGKVYAMRVWLDRQALASRSLTVADVEASLRAENVELPAGSIESKERHFTVRLERGYRTAEDFANLVIAQGEDGYLVKLGDVAKVEIGSEEERIMFRGNKEAMIGLGVSKQSTANTLEVARAVNALVDKINPTLPAGMSIKRSYDSSVFIEASIKEVYQTLFTAMILVIIVIYLFLGSVRAMLIPAITVPVSLLGTFIVLYALGYTINLLTLLAMILAIGMVVDDAIVMLENIHRRIEEGDSPLKAAFLGAREVAFAVIATTLVLVAVFMPITFLEGDLGKLFKEFAVTMSAAVIFSSIVALTLSPMMCSKLLKPAEQDSWLVRKVDGIMTRVSNGYQSALERAMARPMLMSILVLCALGSSVFLAQKVPQEFAPQEDRGSLFLMVNGPQGASYEYIESYMNEVENRLMPLVDSGDIKRLLIRAPRGFGRAADFSNGMAIIVLEDWGQRRPMKEVIGDINKRLADLAGVQAFPVMRQAFGRGVGKPVQFVIGGPSYEELALWRDIMMEKAAENPQLLGLDHDYKETKPQLRVVIDRDRAASLGVSISNIGRTLESMLGSRLVTTFMRDGEEYDVVVEGERSNQNTAADLQNIYVRSERSKELIPLSNLVTVEEFADASSLNRYNRMRAITIEASLADGYSLGEALDYMNQLARAYLPAEAVISYKGQSLDYQESGSSMYFVFLLALGVVFLVLAAQFESYIHPMVIMLTVPLATVGALIGLWFTGQSLNIYSQIGIIMLVGLAAKNGILIVEFANQLRDKGVDFDRAIIQASCQRLRPILMTGITTAAGAVPLVLAAGAGAETRFVIGVVVLSGILLATLFTIFVIPSAYGLFARNSGSPEAIAQQLEKELAQD; from the coding sequence ATGATCCTGACAGATCTTTCAGTTAAGCGCCCGGTTTTCGCCTCTGTTATCAGCATGCTGCTGGTGGCCTTTGGTTTAGTCGCGTTTGATAAATTGCCCCTGCGGGAATATCCCAATATCGATCCACCGATTGTATCGATTGAAACTAACTACCGCGGCGCCAGCGCTGCGGTAGTAGAGAGCCGCATTACCCAGTTGATTGAAGACAGGATCAGTGGCGTCGAAGGTATTCGTCATGTGAGTTCATCGAGTAGCGATGGTCGCTCACAGGTGACCTTAGAGTTTGATATCAGTCGTAATATTGAAGATGCGGCCAACGATGTTCGTGACCGAATTTCAGGACTATTAGACAATCTGCCGGAGGAAGCCGATCCCCCAGAAGTGCAGAAGGCCAATGGTGGCGATGAAGTGATCATGTGGCTCAACCTAGTGTCTGATCAGATGACGACCCTTGAGCTCACCGACTACACCCGCCGTTATTTAGCTGATCGCCTGTCAGTTGTCGATGGCGTGTCGATGATCCGTATCGGCGGTGGCAAGGTTTATGCGATGCGGGTTTGGCTCGACAGGCAAGCCTTAGCCTCGCGCAGTTTAACTGTGGCGGATGTGGAAGCTTCGCTCAGGGCGGAAAACGTCGAATTACCCGCAGGGTCGATAGAGTCTAAGGAGCGCCATTTTACCGTGCGCTTAGAGCGCGGTTATCGCACCGCGGAGGATTTCGCTAATCTGGTGATTGCCCAAGGGGAAGACGGTTACTTAGTGAAATTGGGCGATGTGGCCAAAGTGGAAATTGGCTCTGAAGAAGAGCGCATCATGTTCCGCGGTAACAAAGAGGCCATGATAGGCCTTGGGGTATCGAAGCAATCGACCGCTAACACTTTAGAAGTCGCACGTGCGGTCAATGCCTTAGTCGATAAAATCAACCCAACCTTACCCGCTGGCATGTCGATTAAACGCAGCTATGACAGTTCAGTGTTTATCGAAGCCTCAATCAAGGAAGTGTATCAAACTCTGTTCACGGCCATGATCCTCGTGATTATCGTGATTTACCTCTTCCTTGGCAGTGTGCGTGCCATGTTGATCCCTGCGATTACTGTACCTGTGTCCTTGCTCGGTACTTTTATCGTGCTCTATGCCCTTGGTTACACTATTAACCTATTGACTTTGCTAGCGATGATCCTTGCCATCGGTATGGTGGTGGACGATGCGATTGTGATGCTAGAAAATATTCACCGCCGTATTGAAGAGGGGGATTCGCCCCTTAAAGCGGCGTTTCTCGGTGCCCGTGAAGTGGCCTTTGCTGTTATCGCTACGACCTTAGTGCTGGTGGCGGTATTTATGCCGATCACTTTCCTTGAGGGCGACTTAGGTAAGCTGTTTAAAGAGTTTGCCGTGACTATGAGCGCCGCGGTGATTTTCTCCAGCATTGTGGCCCTAACCTTGAGCCCTATGATGTGTTCGAAATTACTGAAACCCGCCGAGCAGGACTCATGGTTGGTACGTAAGGTCGATGGCATTATGACTCGAGTGTCCAATGGCTACCAAAGCGCGCTGGAAAGGGCGATGGCAAGGCCAATGTTGATGTCGATTCTGGTATTGTGCGCCTTAGGGAGCAGTGTATTTTTAGCCCAAAAAGTGCCACAGGAATTCGCCCCTCAGGAGGACAGAGGCTCGTTATTCTTGATGGTCAATGGACCACAGGGCGCGAGTTACGAATATATTGAATCCTATATGAATGAAGTGGAAAACCGCTTGATGCCATTGGTGGATTCGGGCGATATCAAACGGCTGTTGATCCGCGCTCCCCGTGGCTTTGGCCGCGCCGCCGATTTCTCTAATGGTATGGCGATTATCGTGTTGGAGGATTGGGGACAGCGCCGTCCTATGAAGGAAGTGATTGGCGATATAAACAAGCGCCTCGCTGATTTGGCGGGGGTACAGGCGTTCCCTGTGATGCGCCAAGCCTTTGGCCGCGGCGTGGGTAAACCCGTGCAATTTGTGATTGGTGGCCCAAGTTATGAAGAGCTTGCCCTCTGGCGCGATATTATGATGGAAAAAGCGGCGGAAAACCCACAACTGCTCGGATTAGATCACGATTATAAAGAGACAAAACCTCAACTGCGGGTGGTAATCGACCGGGATAGAGCGGCAAGCCTTGGGGTGTCGATTTCCAATATCGGCCGCACCTTAGAGTCTATGCTGGGATCTCGCTTAGTCACCACCTTTATGCGTGATGGTGAAGAGTACGATGTGGTCGTGGAAGGTGAGCGCAGTAACCAAAATACCGCCGCCGATCTGCAAAATATCTATGTGCGCTCCGAGCGCAGTAAGGAGCTCATTCCTCTCTCTAACCTAGTGACAGTGGAAGAGTTTGCCGATGCCAGTTCGCTCAACCGTTATAACCGCATGCGGGCCATCACCATAGAAGCCAGTTTGGCAGATGGTTATAGCCTAGGTGAAGCCCTTGATTATATGAATCAATTGGCGCGCGCCTATTTGCCAGCAGAAGCTGTGATCAGTTACAAGGGGCAATCCCTCGACTATCAAGAGTCGGGCAGTTCCATGTACTTTGTATTCCTGCTGGCCTTAGGGGTGGTATTCCTGGTCTTAGCCGCGCAGTTTGAAAGTTATATTCACCCTATGGTGATTATGCTGACAGTGCCCTTGGCGACTGTGGGTGCCTTGATTGGCTTGTGGTTTACGGGGCAAAGCCTCAATATTTACAGCCAGATAGGTATTATTATGCTCGTGGGTTTGGCGGCTAAAAACGGCATTTTAATTGTCGAATTTGCTAACCAACTTAGGGATAAAGGGGTGGACTTTGACCGCGCGATTATCCAAGCCTCCTGCCAGCGTTTACGGCCCATTTTAATGACGGGTATCACCACAGCCGCTGGCGCCGTACCTTTGGTATTGGCTGCGGGGGCGGGCGCAGAAACCCGTTTCGTGATTGGTGTGGTGGTGTTATCGGGAATTTTGCTGGCAACCCTATTTACTATTTTTGTGATCCCTTCTGCATACGGTCTTTTTGCCCGTAACAGTGGTTCGCCTGAGGCCATCGCCCAACAGCTAGAAAAGGAACTCGCGCAGGATTAA
- a CDS encoding efflux RND transporter periplasmic adaptor subunit, whose protein sequence is MKKIIIIIAILASAWFGYQAMQPQGKVKAQAKLVPNVVIATAAMAPVRDEVEAIGTNKAYESVTITPKVTDVVISLKFDDGDIVKKGDLLVQLQNAEQIAQVKVAQVKLSDNQREFNRISSLVTSRTVAELERDRLQTLIDTTRAELEQAQSSLNDRSILAPFNGRLGLRQVSVGSLVTPGTEITTLDDISTIKLDFSVPERFIQDLLPGKLVEAKAVAFPDFTFKGVVTSIDSRVNPTTRAVIVRAEIPNPELRLLPGMLMKVKLIKRSREALMLPESAIIPLQNNHFVYSVNKDNVVERKQVTIGIRTRGWVEILEGIDIGENVVIRGLLKVHPGDVVKTELAEKFSYLSDANAEPSV, encoded by the coding sequence ATGAAAAAAATTATTATAATAATTGCCATTTTGGCGTCGGCGTGGTTTGGATATCAAGCCATGCAGCCCCAAGGGAAAGTTAAGGCCCAAGCCAAACTTGTGCCTAATGTGGTGATTGCTACCGCAGCAATGGCACCCGTACGCGATGAGGTTGAAGCCATAGGCACGAACAAGGCCTATGAGTCAGTGACTATTACGCCTAAGGTTACCGATGTGGTGATCTCATTGAAATTTGATGACGGCGATATAGTCAAAAAAGGGGACTTATTGGTACAACTGCAAAATGCCGAGCAAATTGCCCAGGTGAAAGTCGCCCAAGTGAAGTTGAGTGATAATCAACGGGAATTCAACCGGATAAGCTCACTCGTCACCAGCCGCACTGTGGCGGAATTAGAGCGCGATCGCCTGCAAACCTTGATCGACACAACTCGCGCTGAGCTTGAACAGGCGCAATCATCCCTTAATGATCGCAGCATTTTAGCGCCTTTTAATGGCCGGTTAGGATTACGCCAAGTGAGTGTGGGTAGCTTAGTCACCCCAGGTACTGAAATTACCACGCTCGATGATATCTCTACGATTAAACTGGATTTTTCGGTTCCTGAGCGTTTTATTCAAGATCTGCTTCCCGGCAAATTGGTTGAAGCTAAAGCTGTGGCATTTCCAGATTTTACCTTTAAGGGTGTGGTGACTTCCATTGACAGTCGCGTCAACCCAACGACCCGTGCCGTGATAGTGCGCGCCGAAATTCCCAATCCGGAACTGCGTTTACTCCCCGGCATGCTGATGAAGGTTAAGCTCATTAAACGTAGCCGTGAAGCCTTGATGCTGCCTGAGTCGGCGATTATCCCTCTGCAGAATAATCATTTTGTCTACAGCGTGAATAAAGACAATGTGGTTGAACGTAAGCAGGTCACCATCGGCATTCGTACCCGCGGTTGGGTGGAAATCCTCGAGGGGATAGACATTGGCGAAAACGTGGTGATCCGCGGCCTACTTAAAGTGCACCCAGGTGATGTGGTCAAGACCGAATTGGCTGAAAAGTTTAGCTATCTTTCCGATGCCAATGCGGAGCCAAGTGTATGA
- the bamC gene encoding outer membrane protein assembly factor BamC, with protein sequence MLKKVTPLFLVAAVAACSSPLERRQANGGEDYVQAEQVPRLTIPAGLKTPPYNKEYEVPSIGPKANPTLVGKNLDIRPPLQVLPMAEGTHVEEGSDNIKIVVESIDNSVELKQEIFTTIDGFLAKQSIPVRNRNFDKGSIETDWIESREVIESSMWGSDKVYLLRQRYRFDVETRPHGRTANIVIHLVEHEEFYDDKEQEVLLSGEDKQRYTIDMLNSAIAYMSIKREQVIQANRLKQTLGINVDLVTPEDGAAYWSAKAPYKQVWDRLRIVLPEMGFEISDMDSAKGLYFIKFSDNSGFWSSLWSDEKLSLKEGSYRLLLQDGDTPEETKLFIRDAEDQPLDNDVITSVYQSLSNLMKEERKLR encoded by the coding sequence ATGCTAAAGAAAGTCACCCCACTGTTCTTAGTCGCTGCCGTTGCAGCCTGTAGCTCGCCACTCGAGCGTCGCCAAGCCAACGGCGGTGAAGACTATGTGCAGGCCGAGCAAGTGCCTAGGCTAACGATCCCCGCGGGATTAAAAACGCCACCTTACAATAAAGAATATGAAGTGCCGTCCATTGGCCCTAAAGCCAATCCTACACTTGTGGGTAAAAATCTGGACATACGTCCGCCACTGCAGGTTCTGCCAATGGCAGAAGGAACCCATGTGGAAGAGGGCAGCGATAACATCAAGATTGTGGTCGAATCTATCGACAACAGTGTGGAGTTAAAGCAAGAAATCTTCACGACGATTGATGGTTTCCTTGCGAAGCAGTCTATTCCTGTGCGTAACCGCAATTTTGATAAGGGCAGTATCGAAACCGACTGGATTGAAAGCCGGGAAGTGATCGAATCGAGCATGTGGGGTTCAGACAAGGTTTACCTGCTGCGCCAACGTTACCGTTTCGATGTAGAAACCCGCCCCCATGGTCGTACAGCTAATATCGTGATCCACTTAGTGGAACATGAAGAGTTTTATGATGATAAAGAGCAAGAAGTACTGTTAAGCGGTGAAGATAAGCAGCGATACACTATCGATATGCTCAACAGTGCCATTGCCTATATGAGTATCAAGCGTGAGCAAGTGATCCAAGCTAACCGTTTGAAGCAAACCTTAGGTATTAACGTCGATTTAGTCACACCCGAAGACGGCGCTGCTTATTGGTCGGCCAAGGCTCCTTACAAGCAAGTATGGGATCGTTTGCGCATTGTACTGCCGGAAATGGGCTTTGAAATTTCCGATATGGATAGCGCTAAGGGATTATACTTCATCAAGTTTTCTGATAACTCAGGCTTCTGGAGCTCGCTCTGGAGTGACGAGAAATTATCCCTAAAAGAGGGTAGCTACCGTTTGCTGCTCCAAGACGGTGATACGCCTGAAGAGACTAAGCTTTTTATACGAGACGCCGAGGATCAGCCTCTCGATAATGATGTGATTACGAGTGTGTATCAATCCTTGTCGAACCTGATGAAGGAAGAACGTAAGTTACGTTAA
- the dapA gene encoding 4-hydroxy-tetrahydrodipicolinate synthase produces MINGSIVALITPMNSDGSVDFASLERLVEFHIDQGTDAIVAVGTTGESATLPMNEHVTVVAQTVKFAAGRIPVIGGNGANATSEAVELTKSLSKVGVAAMLGVTPYYNKPTPKGLVAHYKAVAASTDIPQILYNVPGRTAVDMKPETVAELVGVSNIIGVKEATGDVSRVQRLRELCGNDFMLYSGDDATAREFLLLGGNGVISVANNIVPKAFKAMCDAALAGNAELAASIDEPLRGLYSTLFCEANPIPVKWAAHRMGLIKCGHIRLPLTELSEQCHGLLIDAMTRAQIEVK; encoded by the coding sequence ATGATAAACGGAAGCATCGTAGCCTTAATCACGCCTATGAACAGTGATGGCTCAGTAGATTTTGCAAGTCTTGAAAGATTAGTCGAATTCCATATAGACCAAGGCACAGATGCCATTGTGGCCGTGGGCACGACTGGCGAGTCTGCGACTCTGCCAATGAATGAGCATGTGACTGTGGTCGCGCAAACGGTGAAGTTTGCTGCGGGCCGTATTCCCGTTATTGGTGGTAATGGCGCCAATGCGACATCTGAAGCCGTCGAACTCACCAAGTCCCTCTCTAAGGTGGGTGTTGCCGCCATGTTAGGCGTAACGCCTTACTATAATAAGCCGACACCCAAGGGCTTAGTCGCACACTATAAAGCGGTGGCGGCAAGCACTGATATCCCACAGATTCTCTATAACGTCCCTGGCCGCACTGCCGTCGATATGAAGCCTGAAACCGTGGCTGAACTCGTTGGCGTCAGCAATATTATTGGTGTGAAAGAAGCCACGGGTGATGTCTCACGCGTGCAGCGTTTGCGTGAGCTTTGCGGTAATGACTTTATGTTGTACAGCGGCGATGACGCAACGGCGCGGGAGTTTTTACTCCTTGGCGGTAATGGCGTAATTTCGGTTGCCAACAACATAGTGCCAAAAGCTTTTAAAGCCATGTGCGACGCCGCGCTTGCTGGCAATGCCGAATTAGCGGCAAGTATTGATGAGCCACTGCGTGGTCTCTATAGCACACTGTTTTGTGAAGCCAATCCCATCCCTGTGAAGTGGGCTGCCCACCGTATGGGGCTGATTAAATGTGGCCATATTCGTTTACCTTTGACTGAACTTTCTGAGCAATGTCATGGTCTGTTGATAGATGCAATGACTCGTGCCCAGATAGAGGTTAAATAA
- a CDS encoding glycine cleavage system protein R, with the protein MTNFLVVTAMGLDRPGLVSKLARLASDCDCDIVDSRMALFGNEFTLIMMLSGSWASITKIESMLPSLSVELELMTVMKRTSKHTPQNYISRLEVRFTGKDQRGTMKRITQFLADRSLDLAAVRSYSEELPDGEQTQNVSLTINIPEKVELEKLEQSIYQLSQEMALDCTIKRMQGTTASDRG; encoded by the coding sequence ATGACCAATTTCCTGGTCGTCACCGCAATGGGCTTAGACCGCCCTGGACTCGTAAGTAAACTCGCACGGCTTGCCAGTGACTGTGACTGCGATATCGTCGACAGTCGTATGGCATTATTTGGTAACGAATTTACCCTAATCATGATGTTGTCGGGTTCGTGGGCATCCATAACGAAAATTGAAAGCATGCTCCCGAGTCTCAGTGTTGAACTAGAACTGATGACTGTGATGAAGCGTACCTCTAAGCACACCCCGCAAAATTATATTTCGCGCCTCGAAGTTCGCTTCACGGGCAAAGATCAGCGCGGCACCATGAAACGCATTACCCAGTTTCTCGCGGATCGCTCATTAGATTTAGCGGCGGTACGCTCCTATTCAGAAGAACTGCCGGATGGTGAGCAGACACAAAATGTATCGCTAACTATTAATATTCCTGAAAAAGTTGAACTAGAAAAACTCGAGCAGAGTATCTATCAACTCTCCCAAGAAATGGCGTTAGATTGCACCATTAAACGCATGCAAGGGACCACGGCAAGCGATAGAGGATAA
- the bcp gene encoding thioredoxin-dependent thiol peroxidase, giving the protein MNRLTVGAKAPQFTLQDQQGNPVSLQECLKKGPVLVYFYPKASTPGCTVQACGLRDTKAELDNHKVTVLGISPDPVAKLAKFAEKQSLNFTLLSDEDHSVADAFGVWGEKKFMGKIYDGIHRISFLINTDGTIAHVFDKFKTTDHHQVVLAQLAAE; this is encoded by the coding sequence ATGAACAGACTAACAGTTGGCGCTAAGGCGCCCCAATTTACCTTACAAGATCAACAGGGTAACCCTGTTTCACTGCAGGAATGTTTAAAAAAAGGCCCCGTTTTAGTGTATTTTTACCCTAAGGCCTCAACCCCGGGCTGCACAGTGCAAGCCTGTGGCCTGCGCGACACTAAAGCCGAATTAGATAACCACAAAGTCACAGTACTTGGCATTAGCCCTGATCCGGTCGCAAAACTGGCTAAGTTTGCTGAAAAACAATCACTTAACTTTACCTTGCTGAGCGATGAAGACCACAGTGTCGCCGACGCCTTTGGCGTATGGGGTGAAAAAAAGTTTATGGGTAAAATCTACGATGGGATCCATAGAATCAGCTTCCTTATCAATACCGACGGCACTATCGCCCATGTGTTTGATAAGTTTAAGACGACGGATCACCATCAAGTCGTGCTCGCACAGCTTGCGGCTGAATAA
- a CDS encoding LysE/ArgO family amino acid transporter, giving the protein MQAAFIQGMGIGGSLIIAVGAQNAFVLKQGIKRSYPLPIALLCSVIDALMITAGVAGLGHIIEAFPTIKHVASFGGAAFLLWYGANALKASFVAKGMEMDQTQNADTLRTAILTTLGISLLNPHLYLDTVVLLGSISTQFDDMHRPWFGAGAVLASFIWFFGLSFGARLLAPIFSRPAAWRYLDRFIWLTMWSIAAAIIWPYVAG; this is encoded by the coding sequence ATGCAAGCGGCATTTATACAGGGGATGGGCATTGGTGGCAGTTTGATTATTGCTGTGGGCGCGCAAAATGCCTTTGTACTCAAGCAAGGTATCAAGCGCTCATATCCTTTACCTATTGCTCTGCTGTGCTCGGTTATCGATGCGTTGATGATCACCGCAGGGGTGGCTGGGCTTGGGCATATTATTGAAGCCTTTCCTACCATTAAGCACGTGGCGAGTTTTGGCGGCGCCGCTTTTTTACTCTGGTACGGTGCCAATGCACTGAAGGCATCCTTTGTGGCAAAAGGCATGGAAATGGATCAAACGCAAAATGCCGATACTTTGCGAACCGCGATTCTCACTACGCTTGGGATCAGTTTACTGAACCCGCATTTGTATCTCGATACTGTGGTGTTGCTGGGGAGTATTAGCACTCAGTTTGATGATATGCACCGCCCTTGGTTTGGTGCGGGTGCCGTGCTGGCATCGTTTATCTGGTTTTTCGGTCTAAGTTTTGGTGCGCGTTTGTTAGCGCCGATATTTAGTCGCCCGGCGGCCTGGCGTTATCTCGACCGTTTTATTTGGTTAACCATGTGGAGCATTGCCGCGGCGATTATTTGGCCCTATGTGGCAGGTTAA
- a CDS encoding LysR family transcriptional regulator ArgP: MLEYANLKALAVVVSEGGFDRAAKVLHITQSAVSQRIRQLEEKVGQSLLIRSNPVVATPTGKRLLRHYSQVQLLESELRSELDADDPNHPTTVRIAVNADSLATWFLPAIAGMFSRHAWLLELIVDDESYTHHLLKNGEAVGCVTTTANPMAGCSSEFLGTMEYLAVATPEFATRYFEWTKASDNSSAQITQAQLTKAPAVVFSTKDKMHEKYLAQYFQMLPGQWWQHSIPSSESFLEAINLSLGYGLVGHLQAKPLIDKGILIELTPQQRMHVPLYWQHWNIKAKQTTLVYRALAATAQHHLLQN; the protein is encoded by the coding sequence ATGCTGGAATACGCTAATCTCAAAGCCCTCGCCGTGGTCGTTTCAGAAGGTGGTTTCGACCGCGCCGCCAAAGTGCTGCACATTACCCAATCGGCGGTTTCACAGCGCATTCGCCAGCTCGAAGAAAAAGTCGGTCAATCGCTGCTTATCCGCTCCAACCCTGTGGTCGCAACGCCCACGGGTAAACGCCTTTTACGCCACTACTCGCAGGTACAATTACTAGAAAGCGAATTAAGATCTGAATTAGATGCCGACGATCCCAACCATCCAACGACAGTGCGCATTGCCGTGAATGCCGACAGTCTTGCCACTTGGTTTTTGCCCGCCATTGCGGGCATGTTCAGTCGCCATGCCTGGCTATTGGAATTGATCGTCGATGATGAGTCCTATACCCATCACTTGCTGAAAAATGGTGAAGCCGTCGGCTGCGTGACCACCACGGCCAATCCAATGGCCGGATGTAGCAGTGAGTTTCTAGGGACGATGGAATATTTAGCGGTTGCCACTCCTGAATTTGCGACGCGCTATTTTGAATGGACAAAAGCCAGCGACAATTCCAGTGCACAAATTACCCAAGCTCAGCTCACTAAAGCCCCGGCCGTAGTGTTTTCGACCAAAGATAAAATGCATGAAAAATACCTTGCCCAGTATTTTCAAATGCTGCCAGGCCAATGGTGGCAGCACAGCATTCCATCATCGGAGAGTTTTTTAGAGGCCATAAACTTAAGTCTTGGTTATGGTTTAGTGGGTCACTTACAGGCCAAACCATTAATCGATAAAGGAATTCTTATCGAATTAACCCCGCAGCAGCGGATGCACGTGCCGCTTTATTGGCAACATTGGAATATCAAAGCTAAACAGACAACCTTAGTTTACCGCGCCCTTGCCGCCACGGCGCAGCACCATTTACTGCAAAACTAG
- a CDS encoding AI-2E family transporter has translation MLTFFSRWYQERFSDPQAITLMAILVGLALVIYFAGGLLAPLLVALVLAFLLEWPVAQMLKLGINRTTGASLMLVLFLGVVVLLTFGLIPSIWRQGVSLMADLPSMIDKGLQTLQALINQYPQFINPEQLNVMVAELKKLLDTQHVIDIAKQLIGYSASLLVLMVYAILVPLLVFFFLKDKDQLINGSKRFFPTNRQLARKVWFEMHQQIFNYIRGKVIEIVIVGIASYVLFAVMGLSYAALLGVLTGLSVLIPYVGATLVTLPITLVAFFQWGFSAEFGYLMLGYGIIQALDGNLLVPILFSDAVDLHPVIIIAAVLVFGGLWGVWGVFFAIPLASLVKAVINAWPKTEIEQPLPSLES, from the coding sequence ATGCTTACTTTTTTCTCTCGTTGGTATCAAGAGCGGTTTAGCGATCCACAGGCAATCACCTTAATGGCTATTTTGGTGGGTTTGGCTTTAGTCATTTATTTTGCGGGGGGATTGCTTGCCCCTTTGCTTGTGGCGTTAGTGTTGGCATTTTTACTCGAGTGGCCCGTCGCACAAATGCTCAAATTAGGCATTAATCGCACGACGGGGGCATCCCTAATGTTAGTGCTTTTTCTTGGGGTTGTGGTGCTGCTGACCTTTGGCTTGATCCCGAGTATTTGGCGTCAAGGCGTGAGCCTAATGGCAGATTTACCGAGCATGATAGATAAAGGGCTGCAAACACTGCAGGCGTTGATTAATCAATACCCACAATTTATTAATCCAGAGCAGCTCAATGTGATGGTGGCAGAGCTTAAAAAGCTATTGGATACTCAGCATGTCATTGATATCGCGAAACAACTTATAGGTTATTCCGCCTCGCTGCTGGTATTGATGGTGTACGCGATTTTGGTGCCTCTGTTGGTGTTCTTTTTTTTAAAGGATAAAGATCAACTGATTAATGGCAGTAAGCGATTTTTCCCCACCAATCGGCAGCTAGCCCGTAAGGTGTGGTTCGAGATGCACCAACAGATATTTAACTATATTCGTGGCAAAGTAATTGAAATCGTCATTGTAGGCATAGCGAGTTATGTCTTGTTCGCCGTGATGGGGCTCAGTTATGCGGCTTTGCTCGGGGTGCTCACTGGCTTATCGGTACTTATTCCCTATGTGGGTGCCACCTTAGTGACTCTGCCAATTACCTTAGTAGCGTTTTTCCAATGGGGATTTAGCGCTGAGTTTGGCTATCTGATGTTAGGTTACGGCATTATTCAGGCATTAGATGGTAATTTGCTCGTGCCGATTTTATTTTCCGATGCGGTGGACTTGCACCCTGTGATTATTATCGCTGCTGTGTTGGTTTTTGGTGGATTGTGGGGCGTATGGGGAGTGTTCTTTGCTATCCCCTTGGCATCCTTAGTTAAGGCTGTGATTAATGCCTGGCCGAAAACGGAAATTGAACAGCCGCTCCCTTCGCTGGAAAGCTAA
- a CDS encoding sulfurtransferase TusA family protein — translation MIFIDLTPFRCPVPLVRVKLALKSMSSGETLHILLSDSGSRRDVPLFLKKQGHNIQVLCDDAIQLALMVTKVDL, via the coding sequence ATGATTTTTATTGATTTAACACCATTTCGCTGTCCTGTCCCTTTGGTCAGGGTCAAGCTTGCATTGAAGTCCATGTCTTCGGGCGAAACCTTACATATTTTACTCTCTGACTCAGGTTCAAGGCGAGATGTTCCCCTCTTTTTAAAAAAACAGGGCCACAATATCCAAGTCCTGTGTGATGATGCGATCCAACTAGCCTTAATGGTCACTAAAGTTGATTTATGA